The proteins below come from a single Rosa rugosa chromosome 2, drRosRugo1.1, whole genome shotgun sequence genomic window:
- the LOC133728447 gene encoding type I inositol polyphosphate 5-phosphatase 2-like, with amino-acid sequence MYINMIFIGSDPPSFGYQLRHRRGKSETTRAQYINTKDVRLTISTWNVAGRVPDENLDIDDWISSEEPSDIYIFG; translated from the exons ATGTACATAAATATGATATTTATTGGTTCAGATCCGCCTTCTTTTGGCTATCAGTTAAGACATAGGAGAGGAAAATCAGAAACTACTCGTGCTCAGTACATAAACACAAAGGATGTGAG GCTGACAATAAGCACTTGGAATGTTGCTGGAAGAGTTCCGGATGAAAACCTTGATATTGATGATTGGATTTCTTCAGAAGAGCCATCGGACATCTACATTTTCGG GTGA
- the LOC133729066 gene encoding glycolate oxidase 1-like, with protein MVLHRFTMPPSLTLKNFENLDLGKIDETNDSGLASYVAGLFARSLSWKWAVKDRKWYTQQQLDEVRIEVADYLQTAVDSDQFLDFELD; from the exons ATGGTTCTTCACAGGTTTACTATGCCACCAAGTTTGACATtgaaaaactttgaaaatttgGATCTTGGAAAGATTGATGAG ACCAATGATTCTGGATTAGCATCATATGTTGCTGGACTATTTGCCCGCTCTCTCAGCTGGAAG TGGGCGGTAAAGGATCGGAAATGGTATACCCAACAACAACttgacgaggtgcgcattgaagtAGCCGACTACTTACAGACTGCTGTAGATTCTGACcagtttcttgattttgagtTAGACTAG